A single genomic interval of Danio aesculapii chromosome 5, fDanAes4.1, whole genome shotgun sequence harbors:
- the ier5l gene encoding immediate early response gene 5-like protein, which yields MINTMECAVDAQSLISISLRKIHNSRTQRGGIKLHKNLLVSYVLRNARQVYMNEKYAEIYRMQQYEEVMTVCNEIQELNPLDLAEDCEEQTADCCGSASESASLCGALLPAVGHQTPPAAQHIQPASACSVPLALQSEEVCKAAPEPSFYRSCCAEAYPVSNCDFSPVNNMHCNKTTVLDLDTHVVTTVENGYLHQDCCASLQQCCQGAQSPAKKRKLDFGYYVSEIEEAPDFTPCKRAKFEDSSYASTEPLDTSNISNLISIFGSGFSGLVSRQADLEQALNGQFCSKQALASLGAWTRAIVAF from the coding sequence ATGATCAACACCATGGAGTGTGCAGTGGATGCACAAAGTCTGATTTCGATATCTTTACGGAAAATCCACAACTCCCGTACGCAGAGAGGAGGCATCAAGCTGCACAAAAACCTGCTGGTCTCCTATGTGCTGAGGAACGCCAGGCAGGTCTACATGAACGAGAAGTACGCGGAGATCTACAGGATGCAGCAGTACGAGGAGGTGATGACGGTCTGCAACGAGATCCAGGAGCTGAACCCGCTGGATCTGGCGGAGGACTGCGAGGAGCAGACGGCGGACTGCTGCGGCAGCGCGAGCGAGTCGGCGAGCCTCTGCGGCGCGCTCCTGCCTGCTGTCGGTCACCAGACTCCTCCGGCGGCGCAGCACATCCAGCCGGCCAGCGCCTGCTCGGTGCCCCTGGCTCTCCAAAGCGAGGAGGTGTGCAAAGCGGCGCCGGAGCCCTCATTCTACCGTAGCTGCTGCGCGGAAGCCTACCCCGTGTCCAACTGTGACTTTTCGCCGGTAAACAACATGCACTGCAACAAAACTACAGTGCTCGACTTGGACACGCATGTCGTTACCACAGTGGAGAACGGGTACTTGCACCAGGACTGCTGCGCTTCGCTCCAACAGTGCTGCCAGGGCGCACAGAGCCCGGCCAAGAAACGCAAGCTTGACTTTGGTTACTACGTGTCCGAGATCGAGGAGGCACCGGATTTTACGCCGTGCAAAAGAGCGAAATTCGAGGACTCCTCATACGCGAGCACGGAGCCCTTGGACACGTCGAACATTTCCAACCTCATCTCGATCTTCGGCTCGGGGTTTTCGGGACTGGTGAGCAGACAAGCGGACTTGGAGCAAGCCTTAAACGGACAGTTCTGTAGCAAACAAGCCCTGGCGAGTTTAGGGGCTTGGACGCGAGCTATTGTAGCCTTTTGA